One Papaver somniferum cultivar HN1 chromosome 10, ASM357369v1, whole genome shotgun sequence genomic window carries:
- the LOC113316145 gene encoding uncharacterized protein LOC113316145 gives MCLMAERREIGANMMIPLTPECEEKLVALQDEGLAWEVLVDSPTVFEVISERSHMVDLEHETCTCQRWRVYGFPYAHALASIRKIKREAIDFISPYFTSDYFRKTYMHAIQPIPNYNRHVEYHPDDTINPPTVKKQPGRPPGKRIISKGEKKVKRKVRCSNCKETCHNKAGCGNPQKFTPH, from the exons atgtgTTTGATGGCGGAACGTCGTGAAATTGGTGCTAATATGATGATTCCATTAACCCCTGAGTGTGAAGAAAAGCTTGTggctcttcaagatgaaggtttggcttgggaagtattggttgatagtcctaccgtgtttgaagttATTAGTGAAAGGTCTCACATGGTGGACCTCGAACACGAGACTTGTACCTGTCAAAG gTGGCGTGTATATGGTTTTCCTTATGCTCATGCTCTTGCATCCATACGCAAGATTAAacgtgaggctattgatttcatttcaccgtattttacaagcgactattttaggaagacttatatgcatgccatccagccgattcccaactacaacaggcaTGTTGAATATCATCCAGACGACACCATCAACCCGCCTACCGTGAAGAAGCAACCAGGTAGACCACCAGGGAAAAGGATTATAAGTAAaggtgagaagaaggtgaagaggaaAGTTCGTTGCAGCAATTGCAAGGAAACATGTCACAACAAGGCAGGTTGCGGGAATCCTCAGAAGTTCACACCCCACTAG